The genomic DNA ACAGTCATCTAATCGGATTTCATGGTGCATTTGAGGACAACAATAATGTCTTCATAGTCATGGAGTACGTTTATGCTTTGTTCCAGACTGAGCTTCAATAGGTTACTTTTCAGCAATTGCTTGTTTTAACATATGTAACTACAAACTTTTCAGtttctctttctccttctGTCCATAGTTCCTACTATAGGCTACGAAATTGAagatgattaaaaaaaataaaaatgcgaCATGTTGGTGAGGCCTCTAAGCTTTCGCTTTCTTTTATAGCTGTTTGAATTGATTGTTTAAAATGTTGAATATCTTTTCTCTGTCAGTTTGTGTGAAGGTGGAGAACTACTTGACAGAATTTTAGCCAGGTAAAATCTCTGTATTTTCGTCTGATTTCTTATTAACATTTATTTTTGGAAGTACTTAATGTTCCTAAAGTAATATTTGTCATCACTATGATTGCTTCAGGGGTGGAAGATATAGAGAGGAAGAAACTAAGACAATCGTGCTGCAAATTCTGAGTGCCGTTGCTTATTGTCATCTTCAAGGCGTTGTTCACCGTGATTTGAAGCCAGAGGTTTGCCGTTCTGGACATTTCCCTTTTTGCCATTATGTCACTAGTTTACTTGTCTAGGATGGTTTGAAATTGTACATATGCATGCTCTTATTTCAATTCTTTATGTATTTGATTTATCATATTCTAACCGTACCCTGATGAATCTCCTCCCACAACAGAATTTCCTTTTCACCACCAAAGATGAGGATGCTCCCATGAAAATTATCGACTTTGGTCTGTCTGACTTTATTGGGCCAGGTACTTTTTGTTATCCAAATATTTTACAGTTAGCAGATATGTCTACTTTTGGTTCTGTCTTCTTTCAGATGTTTTAGGctatttttattgattctcTGGATGCGCTTCATGTCATTTCGGTTATTATTATGTGTTCTTTtatcttcattctccttccaGTATGGTTCTTCCGCCAACAAAAAATTCAACTGCTAATGTCACGCCCATTGTTGCCTTTGGTTGTCATAGAATTTTGCTTGGCTAGTTCACTCTCGTCCTTGATTAGAAAATAGTTGTACTTCTTCATTCGATGATGTTTTACAAGGACCATTTTGATGTAGTTACTGATAACATGAAAAGTTTTGAAATAATACTTAAATATAAGAGATACGATTTTATTGGTTGACATGTGCTTTAAATGTCTTAACTGCAAGATTGGGTTTTATAGATCCTACCAACCAAATGCGCCATTTGTAGCAATTCTCGACACACAAGATGGAATATTCATGATATTCTCTCCTATTTTGTCCTTCTGCTTCATGACATCTGTGATGTGAACCAAAACAACCACTTAGGCAAATTTCTACTAAAGAGATTGTCTGCAAAATCTGTGTCATATATGGGCAAGGGATGTAAAAGACTGCTCATCTGTTTGCTTGAAATATTTGGCTTGAGGATCGAGGAGCCCAACGAGATTCTTCAATCtcatttcttcaatttttgcaACAGAGCAGTAATAAGTCCTAGTGCATGTGCAGGTCAACGTCTCAGTGACGTTGTTGGCAGTGCATATTATGTCGCGCCTGAAGTTCTTCACAGATCATACAGCATTGAAGCAGATATGTGGAGCATAGGTGTCATAACATACATATTGCTCTGTGGAAGTAGACCATTCTGGGCTCGAACAGAATCTGGAATTTTCAGATCTGTGCTAAGAGCTGATCCGAACTTTGACGATTCACCTTGGCCTGTGGTATCAGCGGAAGCAAAACATTTCGTGAAGAGGCTTCTAAACAAGGATCACAGGAAAAGAATGACTGCTGCCCAAGCTTTAAGTAAGTTTCCCTGGGAAAGGACACTTAacacaaatatttatttcctcttttctttccctAAACAATGAGATGTGTCCTCCGCCTCTGTATGAGTTAATTAGGCATCTATATTTGCAGCTCATCCGTGGCTGAGAGATGAAAACCGACCCGTGCCGTTGGATATTCTGATATATAAGTTGGTTAAATCCTATGTCCGTGCCTCACCTTTCAGACGAGCTGCCTTAAAGGTAACCACCTTCTTCATCTCCAAGTTTCAGGAACAACAGGAGCATAACTTGACCATTCCCGACAACTCCAAAAGTATATGTAAAGCACTAAACAAAAGAGGAATTGGCACATGGGATGTTGTACTGCTTCTTTGCCCGTTACCTTGACATCAGCAGTTTGAATTTGGTTTTGGTTAATTGCACTGGTGATGTTTTCTGGTTTCACTTGTTCACATGATCCAGGCTCTCTCAAAAGCTTTGACAGAAGATGAGCTCATCTACCTTAGGTCTCAATTCAATCTCTTGGAACCAATTAATGGATGTGTGTCACTTGATAATTTTAAAGCGGTcagttattttttttgtctctcAACTGTTTTAACTCTGTATGGGCACCTAGCCTCTATCTGTGTTCCCCATAGAAGCTTTTTGGCGTGCCTATTTGAACTCTGTCTATGAAATATTGCAGGCTCTAGTTAAATATTCCACTGACGCCATGAAGGAGTCGAGGGTCCCTGAAATTCTACAAGTGGTGCGACCttactcttttttctttttcttttttctcttttctcttctctttttcttttttctcttttctcttctctttttcttttttcccagCCAGGGGAGGCATAATTAAAatctttcataattaattctCAAGCTAACAGTAAGCTTTCATGATTTATAGATGGAGCCGCTGGCGTATAGAAAGATGGGCTTTGAAGAGTTCTGCGCTGCTGCTATTAGCGTATACCAGCTTGAGGCCCTTGACAATTGGGATGAGATTGCAACTAAAGCTTTCGAGCATTTCGAGCACGAAGGAAACCGGGTCATTTCAGTTGATGAACTGGCTCAGGTATGCATGAGAAATCTctattaaaaacaaaaatcattCTCTCTCGTTCTTGTTACCAATGATCATCTGAACTTTCCATACAGGAGATGAATCTGGATCCGAGAGCTTACTCATTACTCAATAATTGCATCCGAATCTCCGATGGAAAGCTTAGCTTCCTTGGATATACAAAATTCTTGCATGGGATTACGATAAGGAATTCGAACTTGAGACCTCAGTAGGGTGTGTTTTGTGTGTACATGGAGGGTGACCGATTTGTTCATAGATTCTTTCGTTGTATGCAATTTTTCGAGAGGGGTGAGAGGACGGCATAAAACTAAGCGTTTAGAGGGGGATAATTCCTTGATGTTACATGACTTATCACTACTCAATCTTAGCTAATTGTTCTTAATTTCCCAGCCTCACCCGAACATAATTTCTTTCATAGGTTTCTGCTTTTTTGCAATCTCGGGCTTGTAggcaatatttttcttttctagtc from Punica granatum isolate Tunisia-2019 chromosome 2, ASM765513v2, whole genome shotgun sequence includes the following:
- the LOC116196412 gene encoding CDPK-related kinase 4, with product MGHLCSKHSTVVTADDRPKPQPRPAPAASPPAPVAPEVNSLAGSPFQSPLPAGVAPSPSPARTPRRKFRWPLPPPSPARPIMSAIMRRRGPVRPKEGPIAEVPEEDGEEPRLDKTFGYPKNFGAKFELGAEVGRGHFGHTCRAKGKKGELKGQTVAVKIISKAKMTTAIAIEDVRREVKILKVLSGHSHLIGFHGAFEDNNNVFIVMDLCEGGELLDRILARGGRYREEETKTIVLQILSAVAYCHLQGVVHRDLKPENFLFTTKDEDAPMKIIDFGLSDFIGPGQRLSDVVGSAYYVAPEVLHRSYSIEADMWSIGVITYILLCGSRPFWARTESGIFRSVLRADPNFDDSPWPVVSAEAKHFVKRLLNKDHRKRMTAAQALTHPWLRDENRPVPLDILIYKLVKSYVRASPFRRAALKALSKALTEDELIYLRSQFNLLEPINGCVSLDNFKAALVKYSTDAMKESRVPEILQVMEPLAYRKMGFEEFCAAAISVYQLEALDNWDEIATKAFEHFEHEGNRVISVDELAQEMNLDPRAYSLLNNCIRISDGKLSFLGYTKFLHGITIRNSNLRPQ